In Exiguobacterium sp. 9-2, the genomic window TATTATTTTCTTCATTTTGTTATTAATAGGATTTCTTTATGCAGGAATTGAATTATTTTATCCAATATATTTTAAAGAAACATTATTTAAAACACCATTTGTTCAAAATATTTCTAGCGGTGATAATTTCAAAATTATATTGTCAATTTTCTTATTCTTAGTAGTACTTTTTGCTCCAATTCTAATTTTTAAAAAAATGTATAAGTTTTTTCATGGTACTTTTAAATTTAGTAAATTGACTATTGCGAGCACTACAATAGAAAAAGGTAATAATAATGATCCACAGTCTATATTTGATAAATATTTAGACGAAATTTTTTACTTTTTTGAAGCAACTAAATATGATGTTGTAGTGTTTGAGGATTTAGATAGATTTAACAACTTAGAAATTTTTGAGAGGCTTCGAGAACTAAACTCTCTTTTAAATAACTCTAAGCAAATTGATCGTAAAATTGTATTTATCTATGCCTTGAAAGATGAAATCTTTGGTGTCAACCAGCTTAATCAAACTAATGACTCAATCGATTGGAGTAAAAATAGAACAAAATTTTTCGACTTTATAATTCCTGTTATTCCAATTATTAATTCTTCAAATTCAATTGAAAAGCTAATAATGAAAATTGATAGATTAGATTACAATCAAAAAATTGATAAGAGATTTTTAGGCGATGTAACTATATTTATAGATGATATGAGAATTTTAAAAAATATATTCAATGAATTTATAATTTATAAAGAAAAATTAGGAGTGATTGATTTAGATTTAAACAATCTTATGGCAATTATTATTTATAAAAATATTTATCCTTTTGATTTTTCTGAATTACAATATGGAAAAGGCTTAGTGCATGACGTTTTAAAAAATAAAAAGAACGTTATAGATCATAATACGAATATATTTGAAAAGAAAATAAAAATGTTAAAAGAGGAACTAGAACGAGTTAGAAAAGAAAATTTAAACTCAATAGAGGAACTTCAAACTGTTTATTTAGAGGCGTTAGGAATGTATAATCCCGTAATATACAATCGTAACAGTTCACGTATTACAATAGATTCTATCGAATTTAAAAATGACTTTTCCATTGATAAAAATTCATTTTTCAATACTTTAGAAAACGCTAAAAAGGTGGGTTATTATTTAGATAAAAATAATAGGCATAAAAATGAAAGTTTTGAAGGGAAAAATGAAATAGAAACTGTTTTTGGTGAAAAACCAAATTACTTTGATCGAAAAAAAAGTATAGAAATTATCGAAAAAAACAATAGTAATAAACTGAAATTAGAAATTGATGAACTGCATCAACTGAAGTTAGATATTACTTCAAAATCACTGAAAGAATTGATTGAAATTAGTGATCATTCATTAGTATTTCCTGAAGAAATAAGAGACAAAAAATTGCTAGTTTACTTGTTGCGTAATGGTTATATTGACGAAATGTATAATCACTATATTACCTATTTTTATCCCGGAAGTTTAACTGAAGAAGATCTCAAATTTGTATTTAGCATAAAAAATCACGAATCTTTAGATATGGATTACAAATTAGCAAATGTAAAAAAAGTTATTGAGCGATTACATGGAAATGAATTCAAACAAAAAGAAATCTTAAACTTTCAATTAGTTGATTATTTAATTGAAAACTTAAATACAGAAAATTATAAAATCTACTTTTTAAACATTATAGAGCTACTTAGTAATAAGGTTGATGATCCTCTAGTATTTATAGACGCATACAGACAAAACGGTAAAAACAAAGGAATATTCTTTAAAATAATATGTAGCAAGTGGAATGGTTTTTGGAGTTTTATTAAAAATAATTCAAGTATTTCTAACGAAGAAAAAAACCATTATACTTCAAATATTTTTGAATTTGCAGACATAGAAGATATAAATGATATGAATAGTGACGGACAACTAACAGATTTTGTATCGGATCATCAAAATTTTATAGAGATTTCACCAGCTGACATAAATAAATCTTTAAAAATTTTATTGAGTTTAAACATTAAATTTTATTCATTAGAAGCTATTAAAAATAATGAAGTTTTAATGGATTTTGTAGTTAAGAATAACTTATATAAAATTAATTTAGCCAACTTAAAGTTAATTTTAAAAATTACTAATTGTTCATTTTCTTATTCTAATATAAAGAAAAAAGCGTCGGAAAATATTTTAAATTATTTGGATGAAAATATAGTTTTGCTTTTGAACGAAACTGTGTTAAAAACGTCAACAGCAGAAGAAGATGAAAATACTCTTTTAGAACTTTTAAATCATGAAGAAGTTCCAATGGATTTAAAAAAAGCTCTTATCCCTATTCAAAATTTACTAATAACGGATATAACAACTGTGGATTCAGACAACTGGCATTTACTCTTAGGATTAAAAAAAATTGAGCCTTCATGGTTAAATGTGATAAATTACTTTAACTATAAAAACGATTTAGATGAGTTGTTAATAGACTATCTTGAACAGAACTATGTAGCAAAAAAATTATCCGGGACATATATTGAAGATTTTAGTGATTTTAATGAAGTCGTCTTAGACGAATTTCTCAATAAAATAATACATTCTAAAGAATTAAATGATAGAGTCATTGGTATATTATCACCAAGCTTTAATTCACCTTCTAAAATTAAATTAAAAGATTTAAATACAAAGAGGATCAGAACTTTAATTAATCATAAATTATTAAATTTGGATATGAATAATTATCTATTTATAAAAGATAGCTTTCCTAAATTATTACCTTTATTTTTCAAAAAAAATATAAAGAAATTTTTCAATGAAATAAACAATTATGATTTAAATCTCGATGATATAAATTTAGTCGTACAATCAAATGAATTTTCTAAAAAAGACAAAGTTAAATTTATTAATAGTTTTTCGTTTGAAACTTTTTTTGAAATAGACTCTTCAATGGCTTTTAAAATTTCAGAACTTATTCAACGTTCTGGAGTAAATATTTCTATAGACTTACTAAATTTATTGTTGACAAAAGATATCAATAATGAACATAAAGTTATTCTTATTACAAAGTATATAAAAATAAGTAATTATAATGAGATTACTTCTATGATTGAAAAATTAGACCCTCCATCCTCGAAAATAGCTGTAAGTGGAAAGAGACCCTTGATTGAAAATAACAAAGTAAATAGAAATTTTGTAAAGGAATTAGAAAAAATAAATTACATTTCTTCTAGTAAAGAATTTAGAGAAAACATTAGAATTATGACAAAAAAATCTAAGAAATAAAAAATGGATGAGCGTCCTCTTTCAAAATAGATGATTAAAGTAAAAAAACTACTTTTATTTTTTGACTTGATGAAATCTTCGACTCGTTTAAGGTCAAGAGCGTCCATGTATTAAAGATAAAGCACACGACGCAAGCCTACAAAAGACTTTTTGTTAGGGAACAACGCGAGAAGCGTCCGATCAAAAACGTGGAGGCGGAGTTTTTTTTGACTGGTCAAAGACTATACGAAGAGTGATTTGAATAATTGGAATACGGTCTTACAAGTCGTCTATAAGAAGAATAGGTTACTCTTCACGTGGGACGCGGAACTGAAGTCGAAACAGCACATGATTGTGAAGAAGAAGACGCTTCGTGCGAAAAGATAAGCGTGGCGCGAGTGTCTTCGAAGGGAACAGGTTGTCCTACATGTTCAAGAAGTTGAAATCACAAAACGAAAAGGAATCATCGACCGGGTTGAGGGGGAGCGGGTCATCGTTGAGTTCGATGATGGGATGCACCACATTCTGATTTTCCGCTTCCCGATGGTGGTAGAGTCAGGTGATATCATCTGGATTGATTAAATTGTACGAATCAAAAAAGATGATCGAGAACGGTAACAATTATCAAACAAAGTCAACGAGTTAATGGAAGTTTTATGGGAAGACTAAATCAACTATACTGTCTGAGAAAAATTTATAGTTCTAAAAATAATTTCTTTTCAAATAAGATACTTTCAAAGCAATAACAAACCACCAGTATTTAGCTGAAAGGAATAGGAAATATGAAGAATTTAATTTTCTTAGAAGGACTCCCAGGCTCGGGCAAAACAACAACAGCCGAAGCATTAACTCGTCTATTGCAAGAGCAACAAACCGACACGCGTCTTCATATCGAAGGAGATCTCAACCATCCCGCAGATTATGAAAGTGTTGCTTACTTAACGATGGATGAATGGATAAACTTTCAAAAGAAGTATGACTTACTTGATGTTCTACGATTTGCTGAAGTGTTCAATGATTTCGTGCTGGTATCGTATCGTCAGTGGCAATCAAAACAGAATGTTCCTGAAGCGGCACTTGCATTTCTCCAAGCACGAGATATCTATGAACTACCATTTGAGTTACATCAATCATTGATCTTTAAGAAGTGGGAAGCGTTCGTCGCTCAAGTTTTAACGACGGATACAACATATGTTTTTGAGTGTTGCTTCTTGCAAAACCCATTGACGATTGGGCTCATCAAATACGATTTACCGGAAGAGACGCTACGAGCGTATATTAATCGCTTAGTGACAATCATCGCACCGTTACAACCCGTTCTCGTCTATGTTGATCAACCGGATGTAGAACGAAGCTTCCGCAAAGCGTTACAAGAGCGTCCTACAGAATGGGCTGACGGATTCGTATCCTATTACACCGAGCAAGCATATGGTGTAAATCGCTCGTTATCAGGAGTAGAAGGGACGATTGCAATTTTACAGGCACGACAAATGTTGGAGCGTCAATTGTTAAAAACGCTTCCTTTTAGAGTAGAGGTATTCGGAAATGAAGATTTTTCAATAGATGTGAGACAAAAATGGTTAAAGCAGTTGATTCAGTCAACTGTGCGTTCGACTTCTTTAAGCGAGAGCTAATTAAAAGGCGATTCTAAGTCAAAGAATCGCCTTTTTATAGTGAGAATGTCTGATCAATAGTGTTTTTATCATGGTTCAATATCCAATGCTTATAATCATTGTAGAGATCACGGATAGCGTCAGGTGTTTCGCCAATCAGGTCACAGCCTTGGTCATCATAGATGTGAAACAGACTCTTTCGTCTCGGATTAAAGAAAAAGGTACGATGGATAAAAGAAGGGCGAGCCATGACATCATGACTGCAAATATCACGGATCAAAGCTGGATAATGAATCTCTTGCCGCGTACAGGTCAAAGATAATGTGTATGTAGCATAGGGATGCTCTTCATCATGTTGTGGTGTACGATCGCACCGCAGGCGATAGCGGAAGGAAGGGGACTTCAAGTACTTCACAAATCCACTATGCACGACCGGTTTCCAACCGCTTGTTCTTTTGTAGGGACTGACCTGCACGATCCATGTGATAAGATCAGATGGAGCATGAATGGCTTCGAATAAGGTTAGGGCTTTTCGATAGGCGGACTCTAGATAATTCGGATCATCTAGACCAACGTTTTTAAGCAATGTTGAATCGCCTAGCTCAAAGCGGATTCCGTTCGCATTGTGATAAAATAAGTTCGGATATAAGACGAGCTGGGGAAAGATCGTATACAGCTCTTGTTGATTCAATAGGAACCCCTCCCTTCAATTTATAATGCGCTACACTTGTTTCTTGAATGAATAATGATCCGGCTTCTAAAAGCCGGATCATTATTCATTAGCCCATACTCGTTTCATGATTA contains:
- a CDS encoding DUF3885 domain-containing protein, with protein sequence MNQQELYTIFPQLVLYPNLFYHNANGIRFELGDSTLLKNVGLDDPNYLESAYRKALTLFEAIHAPSDLITWIVQVSPYKRTSGWKPVVHSGFVKYLKSPSFRYRLRCDRTPQHDEEHPYATYTLSLTCTRQEIHYPALIRDICSHDVMARPSFIHRTFFFNPRRKSLFHIYDDQGCDLIGETPDAIRDLYNDYKHWILNHDKNTIDQTFSL
- a CDS encoding YobI family P-loop NTPase; the encoded protein is MKQKILKGNNKIEFLFEDLTPSTDIDEDEKYSNAISWGLENDNVKNIALTGPYGSGKSSLISTFESRNNKLYKFLNISIATFQENKDIENENDLEKSILQQMIYQVKDQTIPFSRFSRIKYIKNKDIIFFILLLIGFLYAGIELFYPIYFKETLFKTPFVQNISSGDNFKIILSIFLFLVVLFAPILIFKKMYKFFHGTFKFSKLTIASTTIEKGNNNDPQSIFDKYLDEIFYFFEATKYDVVVFEDLDRFNNLEIFERLRELNSLLNNSKQIDRKIVFIYALKDEIFGVNQLNQTNDSIDWSKNRTKFFDFIIPVIPIINSSNSIEKLIMKIDRLDYNQKIDKRFLGDVTIFIDDMRILKNIFNEFIIYKEKLGVIDLDLNNLMAIIIYKNIYPFDFSELQYGKGLVHDVLKNKKNVIDHNTNIFEKKIKMLKEELERVRKENLNSIEELQTVYLEALGMYNPVIYNRNSSRITIDSIEFKNDFSIDKNSFFNTLENAKKVGYYLDKNNRHKNESFEGKNEIETVFGEKPNYFDRKKSIEIIEKNNSNKLKLEIDELHQLKLDITSKSLKELIEISDHSLVFPEEIRDKKLLVYLLRNGYIDEMYNHYITYFYPGSLTEEDLKFVFSIKNHESLDMDYKLANVKKVIERLHGNEFKQKEILNFQLVDYLIENLNTENYKIYFLNIIELLSNKVDDPLVFIDAYRQNGKNKGIFFKIICSKWNGFWSFIKNNSSISNEEKNHYTSNIFEFADIEDINDMNSDGQLTDFVSDHQNFIEISPADINKSLKILLSLNIKFYSLEAIKNNEVLMDFVVKNNLYKINLANLKLILKITNCSFSYSNIKKKASENILNYLDENIVLLLNETVLKTSTAEEDENTLLELLNHEEVPMDLKKALIPIQNLLITDITTVDSDNWHLLLGLKKIEPSWLNVINYFNYKNDLDELLIDYLEQNYVAKKLSGTYIEDFSDFNEVVLDEFLNKIIHSKELNDRVIGILSPSFNSPSKIKLKDLNTKRIRTLINHKLLNLDMNNYLFIKDSFPKLLPLFFKKNIKKFFNEINNYDLNLDDINLVVQSNEFSKKDKVKFINSFSFETFFEIDSSMAFKISELIQRSGVNISIDLLNLLLTKDINNEHKVILITKYIKISNYNEITSMIEKLDPPSSKIAVSGKRPLIENNKVNRNFVKELEKINYISSSKEFRENIRIMTKKSKK